In the Sulfurivermis fontis genome, CGACCCGTCCTCGGCGCGGATGGCGTAGGTGGTGAAACGCTCACCGTTGGTCACGTTGTAAATCTGGATCTGTTCATACTCGCGGATCCCTGCCAGATCCAGCAGCTTGCCGTCGATGGCGCACGAGCCCTCGTACTCCAGCTCCGAGTGGGTCACCCGGGCGCGGTGCAGTTTGGCTTTGAGCATGGTCAGGTGCATGGGTCAAGCTCGTTTCGTCACAAAACAGGGGCGCCAATTATGGGGCTTCGTTCGCCCCGGTTCAATGCAAAATCGCAGACTCCGCGTCTTTCTGCGAAATTAATCTAGATCAATCAACAGGTTATCTATGAGTCGTGTCTTACCCAGGCGCGCCGCCACCAGCGCTACCAGGCGGCGCTCGCCCGCCTGCGGCAAGCCCAGATCCTCCGCCCGCCGCACACTGACATAATCGGGGCGAAACCCCGCCCGCTCAAGGCGCGCCACGGCCATCGCCTCCAACGTCGCGTAGTCCCGCGCCCCCGCCCGCACCTCGGCCGCCAGCGCCTGCAGTGTGGCATAGACCTCGCTGGCCAGTCGGCGTTCGGCGGCGGCGAGATAGCCGTTGCGCGAACTCATCGCCAGGCCATCGGCCTCGCGCACCGTGGGCACGCCAATGATCTCCACCGGCATATCGAGATCGCGCACCATCCGGCGGATCACCAGCAACTGCTGATAATCCTTCTCGCCGAACAGCGCCACAGCGGGCTGCACGATATGGAACAGCTTGCTCACCACCGTGGCCACGCCGCGGAAATGGCCGGGGCGGAATGCGCCGCACAGGATGTCGGACAGGCCCGGCACCTCGACGAAGGTCAGGCCCTCACGCCCCAGCGGATACATCTCCTGCTCGCCGGGGGCGAACAACAGGTCGCAGCCCGCCGCCGCCAGCTTTGCCTGATCCGCCGCCAGGGTGCGCGGATAGGCGGCGAAGTCCTCATTGGGACCGAACTGCAACGGATTGACGAAGATACTCGCCACCACTTTGTCGGCATGGCGATGGGCCTCGTCGACGAGATGGATATGCCCGGCATGCAGATTGCCCATGGTGGGCACGAAGGCGACGCGCGCACCTGCGGCATGCCAGGCGGCGACGACGGCACGGACTTCAGCGATGGTGGTTGCGGTTTGCATGGCTCGGTTTAGGAAAGTCAAAAGATTTCAACGCAACGACGCAAAGAACGCGCAGGGCCGCAAAGATGTTTCATTGCCTGGTGTAGAAGTCCTTGTGGGAGCCCGACAAGCCGGGCTCCCACGACGCGCAAAAGAAACTTTGCGTTCTTTGCGCCTTTGCGTTGAAGACTCTTATACACGTCAGTCGACGCAGTGCTCGGGGCCGGGGAAGCGTTTTTCCTTCACTGCCTGCACGTAGGCGCCGACGGCGCCGGCGATGGAGCCGGCCGGCGGCAGGAAGTCCATGGAGAATTTCGGCCGCTTGCCCGGCGTGATGCCGAGCATGTCGTACAGCACCAGCACCTGGCCGTCGGTGTCGGGGCCGGCGCCGATGCCGATCACCGGCACATCCACCGCCGCGGTGATCTCGGCGGCGAGGCGGCTCGGCACGCACTCCAGCAACAGCAGGTCGGCACCGGCGTGGGCCATGGCCTGGGCACAGGCAATCATTTCATTGGCGCTGTCGCTGTCGCGGCCCTGCACCTTGTAGCCGCCCAGCTTGTGCACCGTCTGCGGCAGCAGGCCGAGGTGGGCGCATACCGGCACGCCGTAATCGGCCAGATGCTTTACCGTATCCACCATGCCGCCGTGCACCTCCAGCTTGACGCAGTGGGCGCCGCCCTCCTTCATCAGGCGCGCCGCGTTGGCCAGCGCCTGCGGCGGCGTGGCATAGCTGAGGAAGGGCATGTCGGTCATCACCAGGGCGCGCCGGCTGCCGCGGGCCACCATCTGCGTGTGATACACCATCTCGTCCATGGTCACCGGCAGGGTGGTGTCCTTGCCCTGCACCACCATGCCGAGGGAGTCGCCCACCAGCAACACCTCCACCCCGGCCTCATCGAGGACATGGGCAAAAGCCGCGTCGTAGGCGGTAAGCGAGGTGAATTTCTCGCCCGCCTGCTTCATGCGGCGCAGGGTGCTCAGGGTCACGTTGCTCATGGCAGTCACAGCTTCAGCGGCAAGGGATTGAAGTAGTGGCGCCCGCTGCGCATGGAGCGCACCTGCTCCAGCAGCTGGGCGTAGTCGGCGTCGCCCTGCGCCAGATTGATTTCGGCGGCATTGACGATGAGCAGCGGCGTCTGGTCGTACTGGTAGAAAAACTGGGTGTAGGCCTCCGCCACCCGGCGCAGGTAGTCCGCCGACAGCTGGCGCTCGTAGCTGCGGCTGCGCCGGGCGATGCGCTCCAGCAGCACCTCCACCGGCGCCTGCAGATAGATCACCAGATCGGGCAGCGGCGCATCCAGGGTCAGGTGTTCATAGGCCTGCTCGTACAAACGCAGCTCGTCGTCATCCAGGGTGAGCTGGGCGAACAGGCGGTCCTTCTGCATCAGGAAATCGGCCACCCGCACCGGCGCGAACATGTCGCCCTGACGCCAGGATTGCAGCTGACGTGCGCGCTGGAACAGGAAGAACAGCTGGGTCGGCAGGGCCGCACTGCGCGGGTCCTGGTAGAAGCGCTCCAGGAATGGATTTTCGTCCGCCCCCTCCAGCATCAGCTCGCTGCCGAAGGTCTCCGCCAGACGCCGCGCCAGGGTGGTCTTGCCGACACCGATGGGCCCCTCCACCACGATGAAGCGGGGGGCGGACTGTTGGTCGGCAGTGGCATCCAGACGCAGGGGTCGAGTCATGGTTTCAGGATATCACGCCGGCGTCGCCGCCGCCGTCGGCCAGCGGCTCCAGACCGGCGGAATCACATTGCCGCAACAGATCCGCCAGACGACGGCCATCGGGCAGCAGCAGATCCGGGACCAGTTCGGCCAGGGGATAGAGCACGAAGCTGCGTTCGGCCAGCCCCGGATGGGGCACGCTGAGCCGCGGCGTGGCCAGCACCGTGTCGCCATACAGCAGGATGTCCAGGTCCAGGGTGCGCGGCCCCCAGCGGCGCAGGCGCACCCGGCCCTGCGCCGTCTCGATGGCCTGCAGGGCATCGAGCAGGGCCTCCGGCGCCAGCCCGGTGTCGAGGGCAGCCACGGCGTTGACGTAATCGGGCTGGTCCTGGGGGCCGAGGGGGGCGCTGCGGTAGAAACGGGAACAGGCGGCGAGCCGGGTATCAGGTATCCCGGCCAGGGCAGTCAGGGCACGGCGCAACTGCTCCGCCGGATTATCGAGATTGCTGCCCAGGCCGATGTAAGCGCGTACTGCGGCCACGTATCAGCTTTCGGCAGAGGCCGGCTGGCGCGGCTTGCGGCGGCGACCGCCGCGGGGGCGGCGCTTTTTACCGCCGCTGCCACTGCGCTGGCCGTCGGACAGTTCCAGCCGTCCGGCCTCGTCGGCGGCGATGAACTGGGTCCACCACTCCGCCAGTTCGCCCACCTCCTCGCCGCTCTCGGCGCGCAACAGCAGGAAGTCGTAGGCGGCGCGGAAACGGGGATGCTCGAGCAGACGGAACGGGCGCCGCCCGCCGGTGGCGGTCAGGCGCTCCTGCATCTCCCAGATCTCACGCGACTGCAGGGTGAAGCGCTTGGGGAAGGCTACGCGCTGGATCTGTCGCGCCACCACCCGGTCGCCCGCCTGCTGCATGGCCGGCAGCCCGCCCTCGCCCTGCTCGCGCAGGCGCTCGGCCTCCTTGCGCGCCGGCTCCCACAACAAGGCGGCGAACAGGAAGGCCGGCGTCACCGCCTTGCCCTCCTGCAGGCGCCGGTCGGTGTTCTCCAGGGCGCGCGCCACGAAGGTGCGCGGGTAGTGGTGGTCCTCGTAGCGCAGCCAGTGCTCGGTCTCCGGGAACAGGTGGCCGAACAGGCGGTAGTGGCGCAGCAGCTCATAGGTTTCCACCGCGTAGCCGCTCATGAACAGTTTGAGGGATTCGTCGAACAGGCGTGCCGCCGGCACCTCCTCCAGCAGGCCGCCCAGTTCCAGGATGGCCTGTTCGCTGGCCGCATCGATGCGGAAGCCCAGCTTGCCGGCGAAGCGCACCGCGCGCAGCATACGCACCGGGTCTTCGCGGTAGCGTGCCTGCGGGTCGCCGATCATGCGCAGGCGGCCGGCCTTGAGGTCGTCCATGCCGCCGGTGTGATCGACCACCGAGAAGTCGGCGATGTTGTAGTACAGGGCGTTGACGGTGAAGTCGCGCCGCCAGGCATCGTCTTCCAGGGTGCCATAGACGTTGTCGCGCAGGATCATACCGTTTTCCATCACCCCCTCGCCCTCCTCACCCGCCTCGTGATGGGCGCGGAAGGTGGCCACCTCGATGACCTCCTGGCCGTAGCGCACATGGGCCAGGCGGAAGCGGCGGCCGATGAGGATGCAGTTGCGGAACAGCGCCTTCACCTCCTCGGGCCTGGCATTGGTGCTGATGTCAAAATCTTTCGGTTCACGCCCGAGCAGCATGTCGCGCACGCCGCCGCCCACCAGATAGGCCTCGTAGCCGGCCTTGTGCAGGCGGTACAGCACCTTGAGGGCGGCCTCGCTGATGTTGGAACGGGACAGGCCGTGTTCACCGCGGGGGATGATGCGGGGAGCGGGACGGGCGGCGGGGGTATCTTCCTTGCGCTTACCCAGTCGGAATTTTTTCGCCAAAGATTGCTTGAGCCGTGAGAGCATCCGGGTATAATACCACGCGCTTTTCGCTGCCCGACAGCGGCAATTACGCTCCCATCGTCTAGCGGTCTAGGACACCGGCCTCTCACGTCGGTAACAGGGGTTCGATTCCCCTTGGGAGCGCCAATCGCAAAGGCCGGTCATGGTGACATGACCGGCCTTTTTCATTGTCGCCTTGCGCTGGTTCAGAACTCCAGGTTGGGGCGCAAGATGATGGTGAAATTGTCGTTACGGCCCTCGGCCAGCGTGCCGGTGTATTTCTTGTCCGTATACCAGATAAAACCCAAGTCCAGGACAAACGCGGCGCTGTAACGCTGCAGCGGCCATTTCTTGCCCACGGTCAGCTCCTGCTCCACCAGGGAAAAGCTCTGCCGATCGACGCTGATGCGGTAGGCGATGTTGCTGTTTTCCAGCAGCGGCAACAGGCGGGTGGGCGTATTGTAGTCGAGATGGTTGCGCCGCAGACCGAGATATATCGTATCGGTGATGTCGGGGTTGTCGTGCCACTTGGCTCCGACGCGGTAGCTCATGGCGAGACGATGATTGCGGTAGTGGCGATCGCTCTTCAGCTTGTATTCCAGTTCCAACCAGTTGTCGTTGATGAGTTCGTTGGCCTTGATGTGATAGTTGCCGGTACTGACCAAGTAGCCCACATGACCCTTGTTGATTTCGCCGTGGATGGCCTCCGGCGCGGCATAGTCCACCACGTTGCCGAAGAAGGCGGAAAACGCGTAGGGCTCCTCGAAGCCGGCAGTAACCGACTCGACGAGATTGAAGCCGCCGCTGAAATCGGCATCCTCATACAGGCCAGGGTGATTTTTCTTGAGATATACACCGGCCAGCGGCATCGGGTAGACGCTGGCCTCCAGCAGCATGAAGCGTGGCAGGAAGGCATCCAGCAGCAGGGTGCGGTAGATCTCCGCTTCGCTCACCGCGCCCAGGCGCTGAATCGGCTTTTCGGTCAGCGGCACATAGACGCCGAGACTGCTGTAATACGGCGCCAGCTCATGCACCACCTCGACACCGTTGTCGCCCGCATTCTCCGCGAACGCAGGCGCACAGGCCACCAGACCACCTGCGGCAAGCGCCGCCAGCCACCTGCGCAATCCCATCGCCGTTACCGCCCCTCGGGATCGGTTGTGGCACGCAGCGAGAGCACCAGGGAGACACGACGATTCACCGCCCGGCCGGCAGCGGTGGCGTTGTCCGCCAGCGGGCGGGTATCGGCATAGCCGATGGCGCGCAGGCGTTGTGCCGCCACCCCCTGGCCGATCAAGTGGCGCACCACGTTGCTGGCGCGCGCCGCCGACAGTTCCCAGTTGGAGGGAAAGATTTCGGTGGCAATGGGCACGTTGTCGGTGTGGCCCTCCACCGCAATGGCATGACCATCCTGACGCAGCAACGGCACCAGAGAGTCCAGCAAGGCGCGTCCCTCGGGGCGCAGTTCGGCCCTTCCGGTGGCAAACAGGATACTTTCCTTCAGCCGCAGCTCGATGCTGCCGGTATGGGTCAGAACCTCTACATTGTCGCTCAACCCCTGTTGCCGGATGGTCTGGCCGATCTGTTCCGCCAGCGCCTGCTCCTCGCTCACCGGCGCCGCCTCCGGCCGCACCACGCGCCCCATCTCCTGCGACACCGCCTCGGACAGTTCGCGGTAGGCCTCGCTGTCGGTCTTGGCGTAGGCCAGCATCAGCACGAACAGGGTCAGGATCAGGGTCAGCATATCGATATAGGTGAAGACCCAGGCGTTGTCGTCTTCATAGGTGGAATCGTGCCGCACCTCATGGGTCTGCGCCCAGGGCAACGGCGTGCGCCGCGCCTCCTCCAGCTCGGCACGCAGGCGGTCGGCATCGAGACGGTACTCATCCTCCGGCGTCGGCGCGCCGTTGCCATTGGAATTGTTGTTGTCGGCCGGAGTCATGACCCTTTTCCGCTACTGGCGGATCTCGTCTTCGTAGCGCGCCATGAACGACTTGAGGGTTTCGCGGATGTAGGCCGGCGAGCGCCCCTTGCTCATCAGGGTGATGCCCTCCAACACCATGTTCATCAGCATCACGCGCTGCTCGGTGCGCCGCTCCATCTTGATGGCGATGGGCTTGAACACCAGGTTGGCGAGAATGATGCCGTAGAAGGTGGTGATCAGGGCGATGCCGAGATTGACGCCGATGCTCTCGAAATCGGCCCCCTGCATGCCGAACAGCATGTTGATGAGCCCGACCAGGGTGCCGAGCATACCGAAGGCCGGCGCGTACATGGCCATGGTGCGGAACACCTGCGCCTCGGCGGTTTCCTTGGCGCGCAGCCGCGTCATGCGCCATTGCAGCAGGGTGAGAATGTCATCCAGCGGCGTGTCATCGATGACCAGTTGGATACCCATGCGCAGATAGGGATTGCGGATGTCGCCGAGGCGGGTTTCGATGGCGGCCAGATTGCCCTTGAACCACTGCCGCGACACCTCGACGATCTCCTCCATGTCCTCCTTGGCGTAGTAGCGCTCGTGGCGCAGCACGATGATGAACACGCGGAACACGCGCAGCACCTCGTGCAGCGGATAGCTGACCAGGGTGGCGGCAATGGTGCCGCCCAGCACGATGCCGAGTCCGGGCAGATTCCAGAATGCGCTGTAATCCCTCGCGGTCAGCGCAATGGTGACGGCCAGCAGGAAGATGCCGCCGATCATGCCGAGTACGGTTGCCGGATTCATGTAGGCTTCACCCTGAATGAACTGCCGTCATGGTACGTTTATTCCAGTTCCCGCGCCATGCGCGTGCCCTGTTCGATATTCACCCGGCTGAGGAACCACGCGCCGAGGGCGAACAGCACCAGCAGCGACAGCAGCGACAACCGCGGCTCGCCGCTGGCGAGACTGACCCAACCCACCAGGATCGGGCCGATCACCGCGGCGAATTTGCCCAGCATGTTATAGAAGCCGAAGAACTCGGCACTCTTGTCGGCCGGGATGAGGCGGGCATAAAGCGAGCGGCTCAGCGACTGGATGCCGCCCTGCACCAGGCCGATCACCACCGCCAGCAGATAGAACTCGGCAGCCGTCTCCATGCGCGCCGCCCACAGCACCACCAGGCAGTACACCACGATGGCGATATAGATGCCGGTGCGCGGCCCCAGGCGTTCGCCCAGGCGGCCGAACAGCACCGCCGCGGGAAAACCGACGAACTGGGTGATCAGCAGCGCGACGATCAGGCTTTCGGCCGGCAAGCCGATGGCCAGACCATAGTCCACTGCCATGCGGATGATGGTATCCACCGCGTCGATGTAGCACCAGTAACCCAGCAGGAACAGGCCGATGTGACGCAGGCGGCGCACCTCGTGGAAGGTGGCGCGCAACTGGCGGAAACCGTCGGCCACGGCGGCGAGACCGCGGCGCCCGCCGCCCGGCGGCTCCGGCACCCAGAAGGCCAGCGGCAGGGTGAACAGCCCCCACCACAGCGCCACCGTCAGGAAGGACACGCGCACCGCAGCAGCCGCGTCGGCCAGGCCGAACCAGTGCGGCTGGAGCGTCATCGCCACATTGAGTGCAAACAGCAGGCCGCCACCCAGATAACCGAGCGCAAAGCCCAGGGCCGAGACGCGGTCATAGCGTTCCGGCGTGGCCACCGCCACCAGCAGCGCATCGTAGAAGATCAGGCTGGCAAAAAAACCGCTGGAACCGCCCACATACAACAGCGCCGCCAGCAGCCACTCGCCCTGGGCCACGCAATACAACCCGCCGGTCATGCCGGCACCGAGCAGGGTGCAGGCGTAGAGAAAGCCCTTGCGCGCGCCGCCCTGATCGGCGATGGCGCCGAGGGCCGGTGCGATGAAGATGATCAGCAGACTGGCGAGGGAGTTGGCCAGGCCGAGCTGGAAGGTGCTCGCAGTGACGTCGCTGCCGGCGCTCCAGTACTGCTTGAAGAACAGCGGGAAGAAGCCGGCCATCACCGTGGTGGCAAAGGCCGAATTGCCCCAGTCATACAGCGCCCAGGAAATAACGGATTTGTTCACACCAAGCCACCTGCCCGTAGCAACCGCAGGGTGCTGGCGGGGTGCACCAGTGGCCCGCTTTGAAATTGTGCGACGTCTTTCCGCATAATGCCGCCATTGCAGCCAAGAGCCCAATCATGCCTAGCATACTGGATCGACGCATCAAGGGTACGCCCGGCGGAGCCGTACTGCACGAGCTGTACAGCAACAGCGCCCATTTCCCGCTGGCCAACATCTTCCTCGAACTGCTGTTGCGCGGGCCGGGGGAATACCTGTTCGCGCTGGATCTGTATTTCCTGGTGGCCGCCGCCCTGATCCAGGCCATGCTGGTCGGTCGCTGGGAAATGGGGGGCACCACACGCCCCCTGCTGGGCAATCTCATCGGACCGGCGGTTTACAGCTGTGCCGAATTCATCGCCGAGGGGCCGGAGTTCCTGCTGCACGCCAACCACCTCGCCTACTGGGGATTTGCGCTCAGTATCGGCCTGCTGCAATGGCTGCAGGCGCGCAGCATCCGGCTGCGCCCGCCGCTGCTCCTGCTGGAGCACGTCATCCGTACCTGCATCGTCCTGGTGATGTACGTGATCCTCGAGTTCTCCATCGATGACTACAGCGGACTGGCGGCATTCCTCAACGATGCGCCCCATGCCTTCGTCGCCATGGTATTGCCGCTGCTCGGTCTGATCGTCGGCCTGGCCCATCTCAACTCCGCCCGCTATCTGCAGACCCTGCGCCAGACCACGGAGCAATTGCGGCAATATTCGGAATGGCTGTTCGGCAAGGAGCTGCTGCAGATGGCCGTCAGCGACCCGCAGGCCTTGTCGCTGGCGCGACACGAACGTGCCATGGTGTTCATGGATATCCGCGGCTTCACCGCCTGGAGCGAGATGCGCGCGCCGGAAGAGGTGGTGGAACTGATCAACGCCTACTACGCCGCGTGTGAACCGGTATGGCGCGACTTCCAGGCCATCAAGGTGAAACTGACGGCCGACGAGGTCATGCTGGTATTCGGCAGCGCGCAACAGGCCGTGGACGCCGCCCTTGCCCTGCGCAGCGCCACCCTGCCGCTGCTTGGCCGCGCCGGGCTCACCGCCGGCTGCGGCGTGCATTATGGCCCGGTGGTCGAGGGCCTGATGGGAACGGAAGAACGCCGCAGCTACGACCTGCTGGGCGACAGCGTCAACACCGCCAAGCGGCTGTGTGATGCCGCCGGCGGTAGCGAGATACTGATTTCACAGGCGGTGTACCAGCAGATCGGTGGCCGGCCTTCCGGATTGCAACAGCGCAGCCTGCAGGTCAAAGGCAAACAGCAGCCGCTCACGGCCTACACGCTCCCCTTCTCCCCGAGAGAGCAGCAACCCTTCGCTTGAGCACAGCGACGACGTATGGCCCGGACAGTGTAGTTTAGGGAACTTCTGCATAAGTCCATCCGTGGACCAAACCACGCCCATCGAAATGTGTGATTTTCGATGGGTTTCAGAACTTAGGGAAGCTCTGAATAAGTTCAGAGCTTCCGCGGCACAGGGATGTGCCGCCATTTTTCAACGACGATAAGTCGTTGAAAAATGAAGCCAAGCGAAAATCACACTTTGCGCTTGGCGTGGTTTTGTCCACGGATGGACTTATGTCGCGCAGCCCAGGGAGGGGCGGGAGCGACCTGAGAAGTCCAGGATGGACTTATTCAGACCTTCCTTAGCCGGCACGCCTCATAGTAACACGATCCTACATTTGTGCCAACTCGTCCAGCACCCGCTCGAGCAGCGCCGCCAGTGCTCCCTCCGCCGACTCGCTATCCCCCATCTCGATCCCGATCACAACGATCTTGCCCGGCAGTCCGCCCAAAGCCCGCCCCAGTGCCAGTGCATCGACAACACCGAAGCCGTGCGTCGACACCAGACCCGACCCGGCATTCAACTCATCAAGGGAAAAACGCCGCACGCTGCCGGCGGGCAGGCCCGAGTGCATGGCGTCGATGATGATGGCGGCATCGGCCTGGCCCAGCAGCGTGAGCAGGCGGCTGCCAGGGCGATCGGTTTGTTCAAACTTGATATCGAGACGGGGAAACTGCGCACTCAGCGACTGCCGTTCCAAGGCGGCGACGGCCTGCCAGCCGAGGCGGTCGGCGCCGAAGGGAGAGCCGACGCCGAGGATGAGGATGTTCCTGTGCTGCATCCGTTGCCTGATTCAACAGCAGGAGCCGACCCCTCGTGGCGAACAGGCGGCTGCGATACGCGCCCATTCGCCCACGGAGCGGGCTCCCAGTGCTCAGTCCCGTTTGATGTTCACCTTGAGGAAGTGCGTGGCGCAGGAGATGCACGGGTCGTAGTTGCGGATCACCGTCTCGCCGCGCAGGCGGATTTCGTCGTCCGGCTTGTCCAGCCCCATGGCTTCCAGCGAGCGGCGCAGGTCTTCCTCGATACGCGCCTGATTCTGGCTGGTGGGCGGCACGATGGTCGCCTGCACCACGCGGCCCTGCCCGTCCAGCTCGTAGCGGTGCCAGAGGATGCCGCGCGGCGCCTCGGTGCAGCCGTAGCCGACGCCGGCGCGCGGCGTGACCTCGACATAGGGCGAGTCGGGTACGCTGTAATTTTCCAGGATGCGGATCGCCTCCAGCAGTGCGAAGTGCAGTTCCACGGCACGGGCCAGGGCGCTGTGGAACATGTTGTTGCTGGGGAAGCGCACCTTGGTCTGTTCCAGATTGACGCGCACCGCCTCGGGCAACTGGGCGTAGTTCAGATTGACACGGGCCAGCGGGCCGACCAGGTAGGGCTTGCCGTGCAGGTGGCAGTGCAACGCATTGGCGTGCGGGATGTGGATCTCCTGGAAGTGCTGGTGGAACTCGCTGATATCGATGTCGAGGCCGTCGTCGGAAACGATACGGCCTTCGTTGAAGGCGTATTCCTCCGGATGACGCAGGGCGACGGAGGTGAAGCTCTGCGGGTCATCGGGCAGATCGAGGGCGGCCACCCAGCGCACCAACGCCTCCACTTCAGGGAGAGCGGCACGGCACTCTTCCAGCTTGGCGGCCATCGCGGCGGCACGCGGCGCGTGGAAGAAACCGCCGGCACGGACGCCGACCGGATGCACGGAACGGGCGCCGAGCAGGCGCACCAGGCTGTTGCCCAGTTCCTGCAGGCGCAGGCCGCGCTTCACCTCTTCCGGATGATCCGCCGCCATGGCGATGGCGGATTCATAGCCGAGGAAATCGGGCAGGGCCAGCAGATGGATGTGCAGGGCATGGCTTTCGATCCATTCGCCGCAGTAGAACAGACGGCGCATCTCGCGCACCCACGGCGTGGTTTTGGCACCGAAAATCATTTCAATGGCATGCGCCGCGCTCATCTGATAGGCCACCGGGCAGATACCGCAGATGCGCGCCACGATGTCCGGCACCTCGGTGTAGCTGCGCCCTTCGAGGAATTTTTCGAACAGGCGCGGCGGCTCGAAGATGCGCAGCTTGAGGTCGGTGATGCGGCCGTCGCGCACCTCCAGCTCCATGGCGCCCTCCCCCTCGACGCGGGCCAGGACCGGCACGTTGATGCTGATGTCGCGCCGTTCAGTCATGACTCTTCTCCT is a window encoding:
- the panB gene encoding 3-methyl-2-oxobutanoate hydroxymethyltransferase encodes the protein MSNVTLSTLRRMKQAGEKFTSLTAYDAAFAHVLDEAGVEVLLVGDSLGMVVQGKDTTLPVTMDEMVYHTQMVARGSRRALVMTDMPFLSYATPPQALANAARLMKEGGAHCVKLEVHGGMVDTVKHLADYGVPVCAHLGLLPQTVHKLGGYKVQGRDSDSANEMIACAQAMAHAGADLLLLECVPSRLAAEITAAVDVPVIGIGAGPDTDGQVLVLYDMLGITPGKRPKFSMDFLPPAGSIAGAVGAYVQAVKEKRFPGPEHCVD
- a CDS encoding deoxynucleoside kinase, with amino-acid sequence MTRPLRLDATADQQSAPRFIVVEGPIGVGKTTLARRLAETFGSELMLEGADENPFLERFYQDPRSAALPTQLFFLFQRARQLQSWRQGDMFAPVRVADFLMQKDRLFAQLTLDDDELRLYEQAYEHLTLDAPLPDLVIYLQAPVEVLLERIARRSRSYERQLSADYLRRVAEAYTQFFYQYDQTPLLIVNAAEINLAQGDADYAQLLEQVRSMRSGRHYFNPLPLKL
- a CDS encoding MFS transporter, with the protein product MNKSVISWALYDWGNSAFATTVMAGFFPLFFKQYWSAGSDVTASTFQLGLANSLASLLIIFIAPALGAIADQGGARKGFLYACTLLGAGMTGGLYCVAQGEWLLAALLYVGGSSGFFASLIFYDALLVAVATPERYDRVSALGFALGYLGGGLLFALNVAMTLQPHWFGLADAAAAVRVSFLTVALWWGLFTLPLAFWVPEPPGGGRRGLAAVADGFRQLRATFHEVRRLRHIGLFLLGYWCYIDAVDTIIRMAVDYGLAIGLPAESLIVALLITQFVGFPAAVLFGRLGERLGPRTGIYIAIVVYCLVVLWAARMETAAEFYLLAVVIGLVQGGIQSLSRSLYARLIPADKSAEFFGFYNMLGKFAAVIGPILVGWVSLASGEPRLSLLSLLVLFALGAWFLSRVNIEQGTRMARELE
- a CDS encoding hydrogenase maturation protease — translated: MQHRNILILGVGSPFGADRLGWQAVAALERQSLSAQFPRLDIKFEQTDRPGSRLLTLLGQADAAIIIDAMHSGLPAGSVRRFSLDELNAGSGLVSTHGFGVVDALALGRALGGLPGKIVVIGIEMGDSESAEGALAALLERVLDELAQM
- a CDS encoding motility protein A; its protein translation is MNPATVLGMIGGIFLLAVTIALTARDYSAFWNLPGLGIVLGGTIAATLVSYPLHEVLRVFRVFIIVLRHERYYAKEDMEEIVEVSRQWFKGNLAAIETRLGDIRNPYLRMGIQLVIDDTPLDDILTLLQWRMTRLRAKETAEAQVFRTMAMYAPAFGMLGTLVGLINMLFGMQGADFESIGVNLGIALITTFYGIILANLVFKPIAIKMERRTEQRVMLMNMVLEGITLMSKGRSPAYIRETLKSFMARYEDEIRQ
- a CDS encoding adenylate/guanylate cyclase domain-containing protein, yielding MPSILDRRIKGTPGGAVLHELYSNSAHFPLANIFLELLLRGPGEYLFALDLYFLVAAALIQAMLVGRWEMGGTTRPLLGNLIGPAVYSCAEFIAEGPEFLLHANHLAYWGFALSIGLLQWLQARSIRLRPPLLLLEHVIRTCIVLVMYVILEFSIDDYSGLAAFLNDAPHAFVAMVLPLLGLIVGLAHLNSARYLQTLRQTTEQLRQYSEWLFGKELLQMAVSDPQALSLARHERAMVFMDIRGFTAWSEMRAPEEVVELINAYYAACEPVWRDFQAIKVKLTADEVMLVFGSAQQAVDAALALRSATLPLLGRAGLTAGCGVHYGPVVEGLMGTEERRSYDLLGDSVNTAKRLCDAAGGSEILISQAVYQQIGGRPSGLQQRSLQVKGKQQPLTAYTLPFSPREQQPFA
- the pcnB gene encoding polynucleotide adenylyltransferase PcnB, whose product is MAKKFRLGKRKEDTPAARPAPRIIPRGEHGLSRSNISEAALKVLYRLHKAGYEAYLVGGGVRDMLLGREPKDFDISTNARPEEVKALFRNCILIGRRFRLAHVRYGQEVIEVATFRAHHEAGEEGEGVMENGMILRDNVYGTLEDDAWRRDFTVNALYYNIADFSVVDHTGGMDDLKAGRLRMIGDPQARYREDPVRMLRAVRFAGKLGFRIDAASEQAILELGGLLEEVPAARLFDESLKLFMSGYAVETYELLRHYRLFGHLFPETEHWLRYEDHHYPRTFVARALENTDRRLQEGKAVTPAFLFAALLWEPARKEAERLREQGEGGLPAMQQAGDRVVARQIQRVAFPKRFTLQSREIWEMQERLTATGGRRPFRLLEHPRFRAAYDFLLLRAESGEEVGELAEWWTQFIAADEAGRLELSDGQRSGSGGKKRRPRGGRRRKPRQPASAES
- a CDS encoding OmpA/MotB family protein, whose product is MTPADNNNSNGNGAPTPEDEYRLDADRLRAELEEARRTPLPWAQTHEVRHDSTYEDDNAWVFTYIDMLTLILTLFVLMLAYAKTDSEAYRELSEAVSQEMGRVVRPEAAPVSEEQALAEQIGQTIRQQGLSDNVEVLTHTGSIELRLKESILFATGRAELRPEGRALLDSLVPLLRQDGHAIAVEGHTDNVPIATEIFPSNWELSAARASNVVRHLIGQGVAAQRLRAIGYADTRPLADNATAAGRAVNRRVSLVLSLRATTDPEGR
- the panC gene encoding pantoate--beta-alanine ligase, whose translation is MQTATTIAEVRAVVAAWHAAGARVAFVPTMGNLHAGHIHLVDEAHRHADKVVASIFVNPLQFGPNEDFAAYPRTLAADQAKLAAAGCDLLFAPGEQEMYPLGREGLTFVEVPGLSDILCGAFRPGHFRGVATVVSKLFHIVQPAVALFGEKDYQQLLVIRRMVRDLDMPVEIIGVPTVREADGLAMSSRNGYLAAAERRLASEVYATLQALAAEVRAGARDYATLEAMAVARLERAGFRPDYVSVRRAEDLGLPQAGERRLVALVAARLGKTRLIDNLLIDLD
- the folK gene encoding 2-amino-4-hydroxy-6-hydroxymethyldihydropteridine diphosphokinase, with protein sequence MAAVRAYIGLGSNLDNPAEQLRRALTALAGIPDTRLAACSRFYRSAPLGPQDQPDYVNAVAALDTGLAPEALLDALQAIETAQGRVRLRRWGPRTLDLDILLYGDTVLATPRLSVPHPGLAERSFVLYPLAELVPDLLLPDGRRLADLLRQCDSAGLEPLADGGGDAGVIS
- the panD gene encoding aspartate 1-decarboxylase, which translates into the protein MHLTMLKAKLHRARVTHSELEYEGSCAIDGKLLDLAGIREYEQIQIYNVTNGERFTTYAIRAEDGSRIISINGAAAHKASPRDVIIICAFVGLSQQELATYKPTLVYLDENNNVIRTANTIPVQAA